Proteins encoded in a region of the Bacillus sp. T3 genome:
- a CDS encoding PhoX family protein encodes MKKGKMIAPLLSLAILVPSAANVLAQKPVSIDKVDFIGMDAPKSEEELSKMYSKASAVITYNDGSQKTVPLEYKTLYQPGDLLNGKTAGATYDVNGNEIIDPATGKPFVSKALDSNSLLSVNGKSGKLYMLSHYESVPSTIGNLPKALVLNTVEQDKKTGELKVTDTNPVDFSADGGIWTPCAGSLSPWNTHLGSEEYEPDAKTHELNPENSSVTQFARNFYKDNTVIGNPYLYGHLPEVKVSANGTATAVKHFSMGRLSFERVVVMPDDRTVYYGDDGGYTMNFMYVADKAQDLSAGTLYAAKWNQTGDQNGGSADIEWIKLGHATDNEIKDLAQNLTFSDIFETTTDDAYAAANGFTKIKTNSSGGKTEWVKLKPGMEKAAAFLESRRYGALIGATSEFNKMEAVEINKQDNKVYMAMSYITGGMGTSTSDPVDDIHVSRINAGGIYELNLTKGQKARGGEAIASDYVASTMKGVLTGEDLAVKDAVGNTANVDKIANPDNIVFSEEMRTLFIAEDSGMHENNFAWAFNVDTKKLSRIASVPDGGEATGLQMINNLNGHSYLMLSSQSPGNVGYINGLPVIEKK; translated from the coding sequence ATGAAAAAAGGGAAAATGATCGCTCCTTTGCTCAGTCTAGCTATTTTAGTACCATCTGCAGCTAATGTTCTTGCACAAAAGCCGGTTTCAATTGATAAGGTTGATTTTATTGGCATGGACGCTCCTAAATCAGAAGAAGAGCTTTCTAAAATGTATAGTAAAGCATCTGCTGTTATTACATACAACGACGGTTCCCAAAAAACAGTTCCACTCGAGTATAAAACGCTGTACCAACCTGGAGATCTCCTTAATGGAAAAACTGCGGGTGCTACCTATGATGTTAATGGGAATGAAATCATTGATCCCGCTACCGGAAAACCCTTCGTCTCAAAAGCACTGGATAGTAATAGTCTACTAAGCGTTAATGGGAAAAGCGGAAAATTGTATATGTTATCCCATTATGAAAGTGTACCAAGTACAATTGGCAATTTGCCTAAGGCTTTAGTGTTAAATACTGTTGAACAGGATAAAAAAACTGGTGAACTTAAGGTGACGGATACCAATCCAGTTGATTTTTCAGCCGATGGCGGAATTTGGACACCATGTGCCGGCTCTTTATCACCATGGAATACACATCTTGGTAGCGAAGAATATGAACCCGACGCAAAAACACATGAGTTAAATCCTGAAAATTCATCAGTCACTCAATTTGCTCGTAACTTCTACAAAGACAACACAGTGATTGGTAATCCGTATCTGTACGGACATTTACCAGAAGTGAAAGTTTCGGCTAATGGAACGGCTACTGCAGTAAAACACTTCAGCATGGGACGTTTATCTTTTGAACGTGTTGTGGTAATGCCTGATGATCGAACTGTTTATTACGGAGATGACGGTGGCTACACAATGAACTTCATGTATGTAGCTGATAAAGCCCAGGATCTTTCAGCTGGAACTCTTTATGCAGCGAAGTGGAACCAAACAGGAGATCAAAATGGTGGTTCAGCAGATATAGAGTGGATTAAATTAGGACATGCTACTGATAACGAAATCAAGGATCTGGCTCAAAATTTAACATTCAGTGATATTTTTGAAACAACTACTGACGATGCTTATGCTGCCGCAAATGGATTTACGAAAATTAAAACCAACTCAAGCGGTGGAAAAACAGAATGGGTAAAACTTAAACCTGGCATGGAAAAAGCGGCTGCCTTCCTTGAATCCCGCCGATACGGAGCACTAATCGGTGCAACATCTGAGTTCAATAAGATGGAAGCTGTAGAGATAAATAAACAAGACAATAAAGTATATATGGCCATGTCTTATATAACTGGCGGAATGGGTACAAGCACTAGTGATCCTGTTGATGATATCCATGTTTCAAGAATTAATGCCGGGGGAATTTATGAACTGAATTTAACTAAGGGACAAAAAGCCCGCGGAGGGGAAGCCATTGCCAGCGATTATGTAGCCTCTACCATGAAGGGTGTGCTAACAGGTGAAGACCTTGCTGTTAAAGATGCAGTCGGAAACACTGCAAATGTTGACAAAATTGCTAATCCAGATAACATTGTCTTCTCTGAAGAGATGAGAACCCTATTTATCGCTGAAGATAGTGGTATGCACGAGAACAACTTTGCATGGGCTTTTAATGTCGATACTAAAAAGCTTTCCCGAATCGCCTCTGTGCCTGATGGAGGAGAAGCAACTGGTCTGCAAATGATCAATAACTTGAATGGACACAGCTATTTAATGCTCAGTTCACAAAGTCCAGGAAATGTTGGCTATATTAATGGTTTGCCAGTCATCGAGAAAAAATAG
- a CDS encoding acetyl-CoA hydrolase/transferase family protein: MEKNFSRIKDVRLHDKVVTAEEAASWIKDGMTLGLSGFTKSGDAKAVPLALVKRAEAGEEFKVNVYTGASLAETDQIMAQAEIINKRLPFQADAVMRKSINKAEMLYVDNHLSHVAELVRQGCIDEIDYAILDAVAILEDGTIIPSTSVGNNVVFANHAKKVIVELNLAHPESLIGVHDCYAPAKQGERGPIPITKVDDRIGSIGIKVEPEKIAGIIITNQADTASAIVPPDEETVVMANHLMDFLREEIKAGRLTEKLAPLQSGVGSIANAVFHGFGDSEFTDLEVYSEVLQDSVFDLMDKGKIKFASGCSFTLSETRNASLYTEFDKYRDKIMLRPQEISNHPELIRRMGLISINTALEIDIYGNVNSTHVMGTNMMNGIGGSGDFARNARLGIFVTKSIAKGGKISSIVPFVSHVDHTEHDVDVIVTEQGYADLRGKAPRERVELIIENCAHPMYRDQLKAYYAEALERGGQTPHVLEKAFSWHTSFKEKGTMLQQVAELV; the protein is encoded by the coding sequence GTGGAAAAGAATTTCAGCCGTATTAAGGACGTTCGTTTGCATGATAAAGTGGTTACAGCAGAAGAAGCTGCTTCTTGGATTAAAGACGGAATGACATTGGGGTTAAGCGGATTTACTAAATCAGGAGATGCAAAAGCAGTTCCTTTAGCTTTAGTAAAGCGTGCGGAAGCAGGCGAAGAATTTAAAGTAAATGTGTATACAGGTGCTTCTTTAGCCGAGACAGATCAAATTATGGCTCAAGCCGAAATTATCAACAAGCGTTTACCATTCCAAGCGGATGCTGTAATGAGAAAATCAATAAATAAAGCTGAAATGCTTTATGTTGATAATCATTTATCACATGTTGCAGAATTAGTAAGACAAGGTTGCATCGATGAAATCGATTACGCTATTTTGGATGCGGTTGCAATTCTTGAGGACGGAACGATTATTCCATCAACTTCTGTTGGTAACAATGTCGTTTTCGCTAATCATGCAAAAAAAGTGATTGTTGAACTTAACTTAGCACATCCAGAATCTTTAATTGGTGTTCATGACTGCTATGCACCTGCAAAGCAAGGGGAACGCGGTCCAATTCCAATTACGAAAGTAGATGATCGGATTGGTTCAATCGGAATTAAAGTTGAGCCTGAAAAAATTGCCGGAATCATCATTACAAATCAAGCAGATACAGCATCAGCCATCGTTCCTCCAGATGAAGAAACAGTTGTTATGGCCAATCATTTAATGGATTTCCTTCGTGAAGAAATCAAAGCAGGTCGATTAACTGAAAAATTAGCTCCACTACAATCTGGTGTAGGTTCGATTGCAAACGCTGTATTCCATGGCTTTGGTGATTCAGAATTCACTGACTTAGAAGTATACTCTGAAGTACTTCAGGATTCAGTATTCGACTTAATGGACAAAGGCAAAATTAAATTTGCGTCAGGCTGTTCATTTACATTATCTGAAACAAGAAATGCATCCCTATATACAGAGTTTGATAAATATCGTGACAAAATTATGTTAAGACCTCAAGAAATTTCGAACCATCCGGAGCTTATCCGTCGTATGGGTCTAATTTCAATCAATACTGCTCTTGAAATTGATATTTACGGAAACGTAAACTCAACTCACGTAATGGGAACAAACATGATGAACGGTATCGGCGGTTCCGGAGATTTCGCTCGTAACGCTCGTCTTGGTATTTTCGTTACGAAATCAATTGCAAAAGGCGGCAAGATTTCAAGTATCGTTCCTTTCGTGTCACACGTTGACCATACTGAGCATGATGTAGATGTTATTGTTACGGAGCAGGGTTATGCTGATTTACGCGGAAAGGCTCCAAGAGAGCGTGTTGAGCTTATTATTGAAAATTGTGCTCACCCAATGTACCGCGATCAATTAAAAGCATACTATGCTGAAGCTCTTGAAAGAGGCGGACAAACTCCACACGTGTTAGAGAAAGCTTTCTCATGGCATACTAGCTTTAAAGAAAAAGGAACAATGTTACAACAAGTAGCTGAATTAGTATAA
- a CDS encoding MMPL family transporter: protein MHRLGLYISRYKKTVILLWVVIIAIFGLYAIKLPSVLSGNGFEFNGEYKQTKQILDDDFKQPKSAIIVLFEKEKNVNQQDWERFINTSLGMAQDAPLVESVVSPFSQQGMMKGNHAYGLLTYEKDAESLGASIDQLHKTLKDKNGMKVSITGEPVIVKDLNQASQEDLAKAEMIGLPIALIVLILAFGSLVAASIPIIVGVLSITTTMGIVYFFHYSFDLTIFILNIVPMIGLALSIDFALLFINRFKEELNTSTVEEAVATTVATAGSSILFSASCVFIGLLGLLFIEIDIFRNVAIGGMTVVLISAISAITFLPAFLSLLGHRIHSVNIFRIKGDGQGVWSRFAHLVMKRPVIMTLFALLVLITALIPVKNMNVTVPGINALPPSYESRMAFDTYENIFVDQKKSSKNTVVVVLESEENMLDQNSLKKVQKVLTQLDKDKDVDAIDSVFSLSGITDPQQFVMAVSQPNSSLAPLAGQYISDNKMLVKVYLKEALSTGEKRDWVRNWLDEELELKSYTGGSIKFEQEIFDEILKQMPKGLALIFISTFLILMVAFKSLLIPIKAILMNVLSLGATFGIVVWIFQEGHLGIDPVSITLMLPVFVFSLVFGLSMDYEVFLISRIHEIYLETGDNHTATLNGLISTSKIITSAAAIMIVVTGAFAFTGVIPGQTARCWDCACHLYRCDNHSDGARPILNEITR, encoded by the coding sequence GTGCACAGACTTGGACTATATATATCACGTTATAAAAAAACAGTCATCCTATTATGGGTCGTGATCATTGCCATTTTTGGCCTATACGCCATAAAGCTTCCATCTGTCCTTAGTGGGAATGGCTTTGAGTTTAATGGCGAATACAAGCAAACGAAACAAATACTTGATGATGATTTCAAGCAACCAAAGTCTGCCATTATTGTTTTATTTGAAAAAGAAAAGAACGTTAATCAGCAAGATTGGGAAAGATTTATCAATACTTCACTCGGAATGGCACAAGATGCACCACTGGTTGAGAGTGTCGTTTCACCTTTTTCACAACAAGGTATGATGAAAGGAAATCATGCATACGGACTTCTTACTTACGAAAAAGATGCGGAAAGCCTTGGTGCTTCGATTGACCAACTTCACAAAACCCTAAAAGACAAAAATGGCATGAAAGTTTCGATTACAGGCGAACCAGTTATTGTAAAGGATTTAAATCAAGCAAGCCAAGAAGATTTAGCTAAAGCCGAGATGATTGGCCTACCGATCGCGTTAATTGTGTTAATTCTTGCATTCGGAAGCCTGGTTGCTGCCAGCATCCCGATCATTGTCGGAGTGTTATCCATAACGACTACCATGGGAATAGTCTATTTCTTTCACTATTCCTTTGACTTAACAATTTTCATCTTAAATATTGTTCCTATGATTGGACTGGCATTAAGTATTGATTTTGCATTGCTGTTTATCAATCGTTTTAAGGAAGAACTCAATACATCTACGGTTGAAGAGGCAGTTGCCACTACGGTCGCGACGGCAGGCAGTTCCATTCTCTTTTCTGCTTCATGTGTTTTTATTGGTTTACTTGGTCTTCTATTCATTGAAATCGATATTTTCCGAAATGTGGCGATTGGCGGAATGACGGTCGTGCTGATTTCAGCGATTTCAGCGATTACCTTCCTGCCAGCTTTTCTGTCCTTACTTGGCCATCGCATTCATTCTGTTAATATCTTTAGAATCAAAGGTGACGGTCAAGGGGTCTGGAGCAGATTTGCCCATCTCGTCATGAAACGCCCAGTTATCATGACCTTGTTCGCTTTGTTGGTTCTAATTACTGCTCTCATTCCAGTAAAAAACATGAATGTTACGGTGCCTGGAATTAATGCCCTTCCACCTTCATATGAGTCAAGAATGGCTTTTGATACTTACGAAAACATATTTGTAGACCAAAAGAAGAGCAGTAAGAATACCGTGGTTGTCGTTCTCGAATCAGAGGAGAACATGCTGGATCAAAATAGCCTGAAAAAGGTCCAAAAGGTTCTAACTCAATTAGATAAGGATAAGGATGTAGATGCTATTGATTCTGTCTTCTCCTTATCTGGAATTACAGATCCGCAGCAATTTGTGATGGCCGTTTCGCAACCAAACAGCAGTTTAGCACCATTGGCTGGACAATATATTTCTGATAATAAAATGTTAGTTAAGGTTTATTTAAAAGAAGCCCTTTCTACAGGAGAAAAAAGAGATTGGGTGCGTAATTGGCTTGACGAAGAGCTTGAGCTTAAATCCTATACTGGTGGGAGCATCAAATTTGAACAAGAAATATTTGATGAAATCCTCAAGCAAATGCCGAAAGGGTTAGCGTTAATTTTTATTTCCACATTCCTGATCTTGATGGTTGCTTTTAAATCATTATTAATCCCGATTAAAGCCATCTTAATGAATGTTCTCAGCCTAGGTGCTACATTCGGAATTGTCGTTTGGATTTTCCAAGAAGGACATCTTGGAATCGATCCTGTTAGCATCACCTTAATGCTACCTGTATTCGTCTTTAGTTTAGTATTCGGATTGTCGATGGACTATGAAGTTTTCTTGATTTCGCGTATTCATGAGATCTATCTTGAAACTGGTGACAATCATACGGCTACCTTAAACGGATTAATTTCAACTAGTAAAATCATTACCTCTGCAGCTGCCATCATGATTGTGGTCACCGGTGCGTTTGCTTTCACAGGTGTGATTCCAGGTCAAACAGCTCGGTGTTGGGATTGCGCTTGCCATCTTTATCGATGCGACAATCATTCGGATGGTGCTCGTCCCATCCTTAATGAAATTACTCGGTGA
- a CDS encoding MDR family MFS transporter, with product MLGILMASMDNTIVVTAMGTIVGELGGLDSFVWVVSAYMVAEMAGMPIFGKLSDMYGRKRFFVFGLIVFMAGSALCGTADSILELSIYRALQGIGGGALVPIAFTIIFDIFPIEKRGKMSGLFGAVFGMSSIFGPLLGAYITDHLSWQWNFYINLPLGVIALVFILIFYKESPVHQKQRIDWWGAGLLVGAVICLMFALELGGSKYDWDSTMIIGLFAGFIVFLGLFLLAETKAQDPIISFEMFTNRLFAGSVLVAMFYGAAFMSATVYIPIFVQGVYGGSATNSGMILLPMMVGSVVTAQVGGFLATKMSYRNIMFLSCVVLITGFILLSTVSPETSRGLLTVYMMVVGFGVGFSFSVLGMSAIHHFDMTQRGSASSTSNFIRSLGMTIGITVFGMLQKNDFSREIKSAFNGMGVGMPTAGGNGQGDANSILSEGVRNQIPADILDKIISSLSDSIVHTFMWALVPSVLAFLFIFLMGNERIIINKHKLEKNNSV from the coding sequence ATGCTTGGTATTTTAATGGCCTCAATGGACAATACGATTGTGGTAACCGCAATGGGGACCATTGTAGGTGAGCTAGGTGGGCTTGATAGCTTTGTCTGGGTTGTGTCTGCTTATATGGTGGCCGAGATGGCTGGGATGCCGATTTTTGGGAAATTATCGGATATGTATGGTCGAAAACGCTTTTTCGTGTTTGGATTAATTGTTTTTATGGCTGGCTCGGCACTGTGTGGAACGGCAGATAGTATCCTGGAGCTCAGTATTTATCGAGCATTACAAGGGATTGGTGGCGGTGCATTAGTGCCAATTGCTTTTACGATTATCTTTGATATTTTTCCAATTGAAAAAAGAGGGAAAATGAGCGGATTGTTTGGAGCAGTCTTTGGGATGTCGAGTATATTCGGGCCGTTATTAGGTGCCTATATTACCGATCACTTAAGCTGGCAATGGAATTTCTATATTAATTTACCGCTTGGGGTTATCGCACTAGTCTTTATTTTGATATTTTATAAGGAATCTCCTGTTCATCAAAAACAGCGGATTGACTGGTGGGGAGCAGGGCTACTGGTTGGAGCAGTGATATGTTTAATGTTCGCACTTGAGCTTGGCGGTTCAAAATACGATTGGGATTCTACGATGATTATTGGTTTATTTGCCGGGTTTATTGTCTTTTTAGGATTGTTTTTATTGGCTGAAACAAAGGCTCAGGATCCTATTATTTCGTTTGAAATGTTCACAAACCGTTTATTTGCCGGAAGTGTCCTGGTTGCAATGTTTTATGGGGCAGCCTTTATGTCTGCGACCGTGTATATCCCAATCTTTGTCCAAGGGGTATACGGGGGCAGTGCGACCAATTCAGGGATGATTCTGCTGCCGATGATGGTTGGTTCTGTCGTGACCGCTCAGGTTGGTGGTTTTTTAGCGACGAAAATGAGCTATCGAAACATTATGTTTCTATCTTGTGTCGTGCTTATTACAGGGTTTATCCTGTTAAGCACGGTAAGTCCGGAAACCAGTAGAGGACTTTTGACCGTATATATGATGGTAGTAGGCTTCGGTGTTGGTTTTTCATTTTCTGTGTTGGGGATGTCGGCGATTCATCATTTTGACATGACACAACGGGGCTCCGCATCATCTACGAGCAACTTTATTCGCTCGTTAGGGATGACAATTGGCATTACCGTATTTGGGATGCTGCAAAAAAATGATTTTTCTCGTGAAATAAAAAGTGCCTTTAATGGAATGGGGGTTGGAATGCCTACTGCTGGTGGAAATGGGCAGGGAGATGCGAACTCGATATTATCGGAAGGGGTAAGAAATCAAATCCCAGCAGACATACTCGATAAAATAATCAGCTCTCTTTCAGATTCGATTGTCCACACCTTTATGTGGGCGTTAGTGCCATCTGTACTTGCTTTTCTATTTATCTTTCTAATGGGCAACGAACGAATTATCATCAACAAACATAAGCTGGAGAAGAATAATAGTGTTTAA
- a CDS encoding cytoplasmic protein — protein MNSEKHGDLIINGVGASNGGQFNQVLISGKGTINTAVDCTYFKCSGTGIVHSDIKSEKTKISGHAKISGNVVSHEFEIEGRALVRGNAEVHELDIKGRGFINGHVKAEEIKSQGSIVIGGDCEAESFKAEGHFKVGGLLTAEKIEIVLASGCMATEIGGSTIRVKQKSNIIRDLLKLVFPIKLEAELIEGDMIELENTKAKIVRGTHIIIGENCEIDRVEYKEAFRVEKNGLVHENIKL, from the coding sequence ATGAACTCTGAAAAGCATGGAGATTTAATTATCAATGGGGTCGGAGCTTCCAATGGCGGCCAATTTAATCAAGTCTTGATTAGTGGAAAAGGAACGATAAATACTGCAGTTGATTGTACTTATTTTAAATGCAGTGGAACAGGTATCGTTCACAGTGATATAAAAAGTGAAAAGACAAAAATAAGTGGCCATGCAAAGATTAGCGGGAATGTAGTAAGCCACGAGTTTGAAATCGAGGGAAGGGCTTTAGTTCGTGGTAATGCTGAAGTCCATGAACTAGATATAAAAGGTAGGGGCTTCATAAATGGTCACGTTAAAGCCGAGGAAATTAAATCCCAAGGGAGTATAGTAATTGGTGGAGATTGTGAGGCTGAATCTTTTAAAGCGGAAGGACATTTCAAAGTAGGTGGACTACTGACAGCAGAGAAAATTGAGATTGTTTTGGCAAGTGGCTGTATGGCAACAGAAATCGGAGGTAGTACAATTCGGGTTAAGCAAAAATCTAACATAATCAGAGACCTTTTAAAGTTAGTCTTCCCAATTAAGCTTGAAGCCGAACTAATTGAAGGTGACATGATTGAATTAGAAAATACGAAAGCAAAAATAGTAAGAGGAACTCATATAATCATTGGAGAAAACTGTGAAATTGACCGAGTTGAATATAAGGAAGCGTTTCGAGTCGAAAAGAATGGTCTGGTACATGAAAATATTAAACTTTAA
- a CDS encoding DUF1836 domain-containing protein: protein MGNLNEMVEKLRLGQKIEIEDIPNIDLYMDQVIQLFENKYGPTKRNDEEKILTKTMINNYAKGKLLFPIKNKKYSKEHLILISLIYQLKGALSINDIKVTLDGINEKVVKDELDLESFYSSYLDLYNQNVDDFKEDLSVRAEEVKNEMKQNEHDGDEKLEKVLLIASLVSISNMYRRAAEKLIDDLIEL, encoded by the coding sequence ATGGGGAACCTTAATGAAATGGTCGAAAAGTTAAGGCTTGGACAGAAAATCGAAATAGAGGATATTCCGAATATTGACCTTTATATGGATCAAGTGATCCAGTTATTTGAAAATAAATATGGACCGACGAAGCGAAATGATGAAGAAAAGATTTTAACCAAAACGATGATTAATAATTACGCAAAAGGTAAGCTGCTTTTCCCAATCAAAAATAAGAAATATTCGAAAGAGCATCTGATCTTAATTAGTCTAATTTATCAATTAAAAGGGGCCTTATCGATTAACGATATTAAGGTAACCCTTGATGGGATTAATGAAAAGGTCGTTAAGGACGAATTGGATTTGGAATCCTTCTATTCTAGCTATCTAGATCTTTATAATCAAAATGTCGACGACTTTAAAGAGGACTTGTCTGTACGAGCTGAAGAAGTTAAAAATGAAATGAAACAGAACGAGCATGATGGGGATGAGAAGCTAGAAAAGGTATTGCTTATCGCTTCACTCGTCAGCATTAGCAACATGTACAGACGTGCAGCCGAAAAACTCATTGACGACCTCATCGAACTTTAA
- the trhA gene encoding PAQR family membrane homeostasis protein TrhA, which yields MNTYIREPINGLTHLTGAILSFIALLALVIKAAMKTGSLLTITAVAIFGISMILLYAASATYHMVIARDKVIAFLRRLDHSMIFILIAGTYTPFCLITLKGVAGWVMFAIATGIAVLGVIFKMVWFHCPRWLSTSLYLIMGWMIVFVISPLAGNIESAGLVLLVLGGVMYTFGGIIYATKPKFLELKYMGFHEIFHIFIMLGTLAHFLSIYLFVL from the coding sequence ATGAACACTTATATTCGGGAGCCAATCAACGGTCTCACACATTTAACAGGGGCTATTCTTTCATTTATAGCATTGCTTGCATTAGTCATTAAAGCCGCAATGAAAACTGGATCGCTGCTTACGATAACGGCTGTCGCAATTTTTGGAATTAGTATGATCCTTCTTTATGCCGCATCTGCCACTTACCATATGGTAATCGCAAGGGACAAGGTCATCGCATTTTTAAGACGCCTTGACCATTCAATGATCTTTATTCTAATCGCAGGGACATACACACCGTTTTGCTTAATCACCTTAAAAGGAGTTGCAGGCTGGGTTATGTTTGCGATTGCAACAGGCATTGCCGTTCTTGGTGTTATATTTAAAATGGTTTGGTTCCATTGCCCAAGATGGCTATCAACCTCACTGTATCTTATCATGGGTTGGATGATTGTGTTTGTCATTTCACCTCTTGCAGGCAATATTGAATCTGCCGGGTTGGTGCTATTGGTCCTCGGTGGGGTCATGTACACATTTGGCGGAATTATTTATGCAACAAAGCCCAAGTTCTTGGAATTAAAATATATGGGCTTTCATGAAATTTTCCACATTTTTATTATGCTAGGAACCCTCGCCCACTTTCTGTCTATCTATTTATTTGTACTTTAA
- the rlmD gene encoding 23S rRNA (uracil(1939)-C(5))-methyltransferase RlmD, with protein MSKTVPVQKNDFIEVMFEDLTHDGAGVAKIEGYPLFVANGLPGEKAKIKVTKVGKGYGFGRLIELVEKSPYRVDAPCPIYKECGGCQLQHLSYQGQMVAKEKQVREVLTRIGKLEDVLVHPVLGMEEPWRYRNKSQVPIGEHEGGLIGGFYQQRSHQIINMESCLIQQEKNDEVVQVVKEICSRYGVRAYNEVEHKGLLRHIMVRYGLVTGEVMVVLVTRTNDLPNRQKLVAEIVERIDGLKSLVININNKKTNVIMGDETQVLWGQDVIYDYIGEIKFAISARSFYQVNPEQTKVLYDKALEYADLSGEETVIDAYCGIGTISLFLAKTSKKVYGVEIVPEAIEDAKRNALLNEIENAEFAVGEAETVIPRWYEAGIKADVLVVDPPRKGCDEALLRTILAMKPKRVVYVSCNPATLARDLRILEDGGYKTIEVQPVDMFPQTMHCEAVARIELRE; from the coding sequence ATGAGCAAAACGGTACCGGTACAAAAGAATGATTTTATTGAGGTAATGTTTGAGGATTTAACTCATGACGGGGCAGGAGTAGCGAAAATAGAAGGGTATCCCCTTTTTGTTGCAAATGGACTACCTGGTGAGAAGGCCAAGATCAAAGTAACCAAGGTTGGGAAGGGGTATGGCTTTGGTCGCTTAATCGAGTTAGTTGAGAAAAGCCCTTATCGTGTCGACGCACCATGTCCGATTTATAAGGAATGTGGCGGCTGTCAACTTCAGCATTTGAGCTATCAGGGGCAAATGGTAGCAAAGGAGAAGCAGGTTCGCGAGGTGTTAACGCGGATAGGCAAGCTCGAGGATGTTTTGGTCCATCCTGTATTAGGGATGGAGGAGCCTTGGCGTTACCGCAACAAATCCCAGGTACCGATTGGTGAGCACGAAGGCGGATTGATAGGCGGCTTTTATCAGCAACGCTCTCACCAAATTATTAATATGGAATCTTGTTTAATTCAGCAGGAGAAAAACGATGAAGTGGTACAGGTCGTAAAAGAGATATGCAGTCGGTATGGTGTCCGTGCTTACAATGAAGTCGAGCATAAAGGGCTGTTGCGCCATATAATGGTGCGCTACGGACTGGTGACTGGAGAAGTAATGGTCGTCTTGGTTACGAGAACCAATGATTTGCCAAATCGCCAAAAGCTTGTTGCAGAAATTGTGGAGCGCATCGACGGCTTAAAATCCTTGGTCATAAACATCAATAATAAGAAAACGAATGTAATTATGGGAGATGAAACCCAGGTTCTTTGGGGGCAGGACGTTATCTATGATTATATCGGCGAGATTAAATTTGCGATTTCTGCTCGTTCGTTTTATCAGGTCAATCCGGAGCAAACGAAGGTGCTTTATGACAAAGCGTTAGAATACGCAGATTTGAGTGGGGAAGAAACAGTTATAGACGCATACTGCGGGATAGGAACGATTTCGTTATTTTTAGCAAAAACATCAAAAAAGGTGTACGGTGTTGAAATTGTTCCAGAAGCCATTGAGGACGCAAAGCGCAATGCACTCTTAAATGAAATCGAGAATGCCGAATTTGCTGTCGGTGAAGCAGAGACTGTGATTCCACGCTGGTACGAAGCTGGCATAAAAGCAGATGTATTGGTTGTTGATCCGCCGCGTAAGGGCTGTGACGAGGCGCTATTACGGACCATTTTGGCGATGAAGCCGAAGCGAGTCGTATATGTTTCGTGTAATCCGGCAACCCTTGCAAGGGATTTACGGATACTTGAAGACGGGGGCTACAAAACAATTGAAGTTCAGCCGGTTGATATGTTTCCACAGACGATGCACTGTGAGGCAGTGGCTCGGATCGAGTTAAGAGAATAG